The Vicinamibacterales bacterium genome includes a region encoding these proteins:
- a CDS encoding PAS domain S-box protein, with the protein MPASESLYAGATARDDNRRLFPIELSATGRVSWIALVAVAYFLAARFGLAFVMEPEGIAPIWMPEGIFLSAILLTRREVRPHVVAALCLTDFAAELLAGTPLRVSGLYALVLTGDALLSFWLIVRIAKSPITFGRTRDVVWFLALAVIVSNGLTALAAAAASEFIPGASFWLSWRLWATSDAIGNILVTPLLVVWASPRPGRAATWNATRTIEAAALFAALASLNFLAFGYLSGSGLFFLLLPYSTFPFLIWAALRFGMRGVTAALAILAAIVIPFAAADRLPTFYYFGTLVSDVIIVQLFLAIMAIPALFLGASVAERKEATESLDEQHARLNKAEEISLVGSWELDLSTNRLIWSDEVYRIFGFAPRSVEVTYEMFLEAVHPEDRAGVDAAYAGSLRDRRDEYEVEHRVVRRATGEVRHVLERCRHLRDASGRAVRSVGMVHDITENRRVEQTLRESESRFRAIFEDSPIAIWEEDLSTVKARFDELRRSGVTDFRAHLDRNPDEASRLTASARVLDINQAAARVLGFENKDAAIRDIPRHVTAESLQAFKNGLIALAEGRTHFHDEVPLLTADGTTAVFDVTFAVQRGHEDTLSRALVSFVDITERRRAEAAVRERDKYIEAILECSPIGFAVNTIHDGRIVFVGGKFEDIYGVRRGSVHSVEEFFEEVYPDPTFREAMRARIAADMASGDTARMRWEEIPITTADGDKRFVTAINIPVPGQNLMVSTVQDVTARHRAEAALRESEERFRTLIEQAGDAFELLDAEGRYLDANTAACRQLGCSREELLRSTVFDTDPLLTREHYATTFQALMGKPAVTFESTHRRFDGTTFPVEVCTSVTRLGDDLRAVTLVRDITERKRAEQEKEKLLGQLMQSQKMESVGRLAGGVAHDFNNMLSVILGNAELAISDPAVNPPVRECLQQIQAAAVRSADLTRQLLAFARKQTIAPKVLDLNDAVTGMLKMLKRLIGEDIDLAWKPRADLWPVKLDPAQIDQILANLCVNARDAIAGVGRVTIETGKAGFDESYCATHAGSLPGQFVMLAVSDDGCGMSQEVLDHLFEPFFTTKDFGHGTGLGLATVYGIVKQNDGFINVYSEPGQGTTFKIYLPRFQAEEVEEVVAPEDRAPRRGTETVLLVEDEGMILKLGATILGTLGYSVLAARTPSEALSISAGHEGPIHLLITDVVMPEMNGRELRDRILAERPETRTLFMSGYTANTIAHHGVLEDGILFLQKPFSIRSLAGKAREALDR; encoded by the coding sequence ATGCCCGCATCTGAGTCACTCTACGCTGGCGCGACCGCTCGCGACGACAACCGGCGGCTCTTTCCCATCGAGCTCTCCGCGACCGGGAGGGTGTCTTGGATCGCCCTCGTCGCCGTCGCCTATTTCCTCGCGGCGCGGTTCGGCCTCGCATTCGTGATGGAACCCGAGGGCATCGCTCCCATCTGGATGCCCGAGGGCATCTTCCTCTCCGCCATCCTGCTGACGCGTCGAGAAGTCAGGCCGCATGTCGTCGCCGCGCTCTGTCTCACCGACTTCGCGGCGGAGTTGCTTGCCGGAACGCCGCTCCGCGTCAGCGGCCTCTACGCGCTCGTCCTGACCGGTGACGCGCTGCTGAGCTTCTGGCTGATAGTCCGGATCGCGAAGTCTCCCATCACGTTCGGGAGGACTCGGGACGTCGTCTGGTTCCTCGCCCTCGCCGTCATAGTCAGCAACGGCCTCACGGCGCTCGCGGCCGCCGCGGCCTCCGAGTTCATCCCGGGGGCGTCGTTCTGGCTGTCGTGGCGATTGTGGGCGACATCAGACGCCATCGGCAACATCCTCGTCACTCCTCTCCTCGTCGTCTGGGCTTCCCCGAGGCCAGGCAGGGCGGCGACCTGGAATGCAACGCGGACGATAGAGGCGGCGGCGCTGTTCGCGGCGCTCGCCTCGCTGAACTTCCTGGCCTTCGGCTACCTGTCCGGATCCGGCCTGTTCTTCCTCCTGCTGCCCTACTCCACCTTCCCGTTCCTCATCTGGGCCGCCCTTCGATTCGGAATGCGTGGTGTCACCGCGGCCCTGGCGATTCTGGCTGCGATTGTCATCCCGTTCGCCGCCGCCGACAGGCTCCCGACCTTCTACTACTTCGGGACACTCGTGAGCGACGTGATCATCGTCCAGCTCTTCCTGGCCATCATGGCGATTCCCGCGCTCTTCCTGGGAGCGAGTGTGGCCGAGCGGAAGGAAGCCACCGAATCGCTGGACGAGCAGCACGCGAGGCTGAACAAGGCCGAAGAGATCTCGCTCGTGGGAAGTTGGGAGCTCGATCTGAGTACGAACCGCCTGATTTGGTCGGATGAGGTCTACCGGATCTTCGGATTCGCCCCGCGATCCGTTGAAGTCACGTACGAAATGTTCCTCGAGGCCGTCCACCCGGAAGACCGGGCGGGCGTCGATGCCGCGTACGCCGGTTCGCTCCGGGATCGGCGGGACGAGTACGAGGTCGAACACCGGGTCGTCCGGCGGGCGACGGGCGAAGTCCGTCACGTGCTCGAGAGGTGCCGGCACCTTCGGGACGCCTCGGGGCGAGCCGTGCGATCGGTGGGCATGGTGCACGACATCACGGAGAACCGGCGGGTCGAGCAGACGCTGCGCGAGAGCGAATCGCGGTTTCGCGCCATCTTCGAGGATTCGCCGATCGCCATCTGGGAGGAAGACCTCTCGACCGTCAAGGCGCGCTTCGACGAACTACGCCGGTCGGGCGTGACCGATTTCCGGGCGCACCTCGATCGGAACCCGGACGAGGCCTCGCGCCTGACGGCCAGCGCGCGCGTCCTCGACATCAACCAGGCCGCCGCCAGGGTTCTCGGCTTCGAGAACAAGGACGCTGCCATCCGCGATATCCCGCGCCATGTCACCGCCGAGTCCCTTCAGGCCTTCAAGAATGGACTGATCGCCCTCGCGGAGGGCCGGACGCACTTCCACGATGAGGTTCCGCTCCTGACCGCCGATGGCACGACGGCGGTGTTCGACGTGACCTTCGCCGTCCAGCGCGGACACGAAGACACGCTCTCGCGCGCCCTGGTTTCGTTCGTGGACATCACCGAACGCCGGCGTGCGGAGGCAGCCGTTCGCGAGCGAGACAAGTACATCGAAGCGATCCTCGAATGCTCCCCTATCGGGTTCGCCGTCAACACGATTCACGATGGCAGAATCGTGTTCGTGGGCGGAAAGTTCGAGGACATCTACGGCGTCCGGCGGGGCAGCGTTCACTCGGTCGAGGAGTTCTTCGAGGAGGTCTACCCGGATCCGACGTTCCGCGAGGCCATGCGCGCCCGCATCGCCGCCGACATGGCCAGCGGCGACACCGCCCGGATGCGCTGGGAGGAGATTCCGATTACCACCGCCGACGGGGACAAGCGGTTCGTCACGGCGATCAACATCCCCGTGCCCGGCCAGAACCTCATGGTGTCCACCGTGCAGGATGTCACCGCGCGTCACCGGGCCGAGGCGGCGCTGCGCGAGAGCGAGGAACGTTTCCGCACGCTCATCGAGCAGGCCGGCGACGCGTTCGAGTTGCTCGATGCGGAAGGGCGGTACCTGGATGCAAACACCGCGGCCTGCCGGCAACTGGGATGTTCGAGGGAGGAACTGCTGCGCTCGACGGTATTCGATACCGACCCCCTGCTGACCAGGGAACACTACGCGACAACATTCCAGGCGCTGATGGGCAAGCCCGCGGTGACGTTCGAGAGCACCCACCGGCGATTCGACGGAACGACGTTCCCCGTGGAGGTCTGCACGTCGGTCACCCGGCTGGGAGACGACCTCCGGGCCGTGACGCTCGTTCGCGACATCACCGAGCGCAAGCGCGCGGAGCAGGAGAAGGAGAAGCTGCTAGGACAGCTCATGCAGTCGCAGAAGATGGAATCGGTCGGGCGACTGGCCGGCGGCGTCGCACACGATTTCAACAACATGCTGAGCGTCATCCTCGGGAACGCGGAGTTGGCCATCTCGGATCCGGCCGTGAATCCGCCCGTCCGGGAGTGCCTGCAGCAGATCCAGGCGGCCGCGGTCCGATCGGCGGACCTGACCCGGCAGTTACTGGCCTTCGCCCGCAAGCAGACGATTGCGCCCAAGGTCCTCGACCTGAACGACGCCGTGACGGGCATGCTGAAGATGCTCAAGCGGCTCATCGGTGAGGACATCGACCTGGCATGGAAGCCGAGAGCGGACCTGTGGCCGGTCAAGCTGGACCCTGCCCAGATCGACCAGATCCTGGCGAACCTGTGCGTCAACGCCAGGGACGCCATCGCCGGGGTGGGCCGGGTGACGATCGAGACGGGGAAGGCCGGTTTCGACGAGTCCTACTGCGCGACTCACGCGGGCTCACTGCCCGGCCAGTTCGTCATGCTCGCCGTCAGCGACGACGGCTGCGGTATGAGCCAGGAGGTCCTCGACCATCTCTTCGAGCCCTTCTTCACGACGAAGGACTTCGGCCATGGCACCGGACTGGGCCTTGCCACGGTGTACGGGATCGTCAAGCAGAACGACGGATTCATCAACGTCTACAGCGAGCCCGGTCAGGGGACCACCTTCAAGATCTACCTTCCCAGGTTCCAGGCCGAGGAGGTCGAGGAGGTCGTGGCACCGGAGGACCGGGCGCCCCGCCGCGGCACCGAGACCGTGCTGCTGGTGGAGGACGAGGGGATGATCCTGAAGCTCGGCGCCACGATCCTGGGCACGCTTGGTTACTCGGTTCTCGCGGCCCGTACGCCGAGCGAGGCGTTGTCGATCTCCGCCGGGCACGAGGGGCCGATCCATCTCCTGATCACCGACGTGGTGATGCCCGAGATGAACGGACGCGAGTTGCGGGATCGGATCCTGGCCGAGCGCCCTGAGACCAGGACGTTGTTCATGTCCGGCTATACCGCCAACACGATTGCCCACCACGGCGTCCTGGAGGACGGCATCCTGTTCCTCCAAAAACCGTTTTCGATCAGGAGCCTGGCCGGCAAGGCCCGCGAGGCGCTCGATCGGTGA
- a CDS encoding serine hydrolase yields MGGRRLRRGDWIRLILDWPMREPPGTRSEYVSGAPILLAALVGAATGRPFDEYAAERLFQPIGAVGAHW; encoded by the coding sequence ATGGGAGGGAGGCGCCTCCGCCGCGGCGACTGGATTCGCCTGATCCTCGACTGGCCGATGCGTGAGCCACCGGGAACCAGGTCGGAGTACGTCAGCGGCGCGCCGATTCTGCTCGCGGCCCTGGTGGGGGCTGCCACTGGTCGTCCCTTCGACGAGTACGCCGCCGAACGGCTGTTCCAGCCGATCGGCGCTGTCGGGGCACATTGGTAG
- a CDS encoding class II aldolase/adducin family protein, whose translation MEPMDLTAYGVIAMKDVDTAVREGATEILTRERVVLTPSAREAVLRHGIVLRAVDHDASSGVRARRTRSGAPAGAATDAAVPTVLPAAPAELSTRPPVSRAVRDLFNSPEAVAIKDEIVTTGQKLWRRQFVDGNGGNISYRLGPNEVICTPTLLSKADLRPEDLCLVDLDGNELIGIRARTSEIFLHLAIYKAQPKAKAVVHCHPPHATAYAVIGRVPPSAVIPEFDVFVGRVAYAPYETPGTKKFAQTVLPFVQNYNTVLLGNHGIVCWADTVTHAEWYAEVLETYCWTLTIASQLGVPFSRIPAEKEADLLELKQRLGLPDPRFNPEACRLREMAAEEPGAIVVAPPPGCVYDERPPDEMDLDAIVRDVTEAVVTILERRGFKT comes from the coding sequence ATGGAACCGATGGATCTGACGGCGTACGGCGTCATCGCGATGAAGGACGTCGACACGGCCGTGCGCGAGGGGGCCACCGAGATCCTGACGCGCGAGCGGGTCGTCTTGACGCCTTCGGCGCGGGAAGCCGTGCTAAGGCACGGCATCGTGCTGCGCGCGGTCGATCACGATGCCTCGTCTGGCGTGCGCGCGCGACGAACACGATCGGGTGCACCGGCAGGCGCCGCAACCGATGCCGCCGTGCCCACCGTGCTTCCCGCCGCTCCGGCCGAACTCTCGACGCGGCCTCCCGTCAGCCGGGCCGTCCGCGACCTGTTCAATTCGCCGGAAGCCGTTGCCATCAAGGACGAGATCGTGACGACGGGACAGAAGCTGTGGCGCCGGCAGTTCGTGGACGGCAACGGCGGCAACATCTCGTATCGCCTCGGGCCAAACGAAGTCATCTGTACGCCGACGCTGCTCAGCAAGGCCGACCTGCGCCCCGAGGACTTGTGCCTGGTGGACCTCGACGGCAACGAACTCATCGGCATCCGCGCCCGGACCAGTGAGATCTTCCTCCACCTCGCAATCTACAAGGCCCAGCCGAAGGCCAAGGCCGTCGTCCATTGCCACCCTCCGCACGCGACGGCCTATGCGGTGATCGGCCGGGTGCCGCCCTCGGCGGTGATTCCCGAGTTCGACGTGTTCGTGGGACGCGTGGCCTACGCGCCGTACGAAACGCCCGGGACCAAGAAGTTCGCGCAGACGGTCCTGCCCTTCGTGCAGAACTACAACACCGTCCTGCTCGGCAACCATGGCATCGTCTGCTGGGCCGACACGGTGACGCACGCCGAGTGGTACGCCGAAGTTCTGGAGACCTATTGCTGGACGCTGACGATCGCGTCGCAGCTCGGTGTGCCTTTCTCGAGGATTCCCGCGGAGAAGGAAGCCGACCTCCTCGAACTCAAGCAGCGCCTGGGGCTTCCCGATCCGAGGTTCAATCCGGAAGCGTGCCGGCTCCGAGAGATGGCCGCCGAGGAGCCGGGCGCCATCGTGGTTGCGCCTCCGCCGGGCTGTGTCTACGATGAGAGACCGCCGGACGAGATGGATCTCGACGCGATCGTGCGCGACGTGACCGAGGCGGTGGTCACCATACTCGAACGACGAGGCTTCAAGACATGA
- a CDS encoding EutN/CcmL family microcompartment protein: MFLARIDGVLTPSRKHAALAAVRFLIAQRVEADGRTSGEPLVVLDRLGAGRGSTVLVSTDGNVAREWLGRNVPARLVVVGLVDHVHAPGQPGGGAR; encoded by the coding sequence ATGTTCCTGGCGCGCATCGACGGAGTGCTGACGCCCAGCCGCAAGCACGCGGCCCTCGCCGCCGTGCGCTTCCTAATCGCCCAACGGGTGGAGGCTGACGGCCGAACGAGCGGCGAACCGCTGGTCGTGCTGGATCGGTTGGGCGCCGGGCGGGGATCGACCGTGCTCGTGTCAACCGACGGCAACGTGGCCCGCGAGTGGCTGGGCAGGAACGTGCCCGCCCGACTCGTGGTGGTGGGTCTCGTGGACCACGTGCACGCGCCGGGCCAACCGGGCGGCGGTGCGCGGTGA
- a CDS encoding DeoR/GlpR family DNA-binding transcription regulator, producing the protein MNRTGRHLRIRQLLERQEFVDLESLCRLLDTSESTIRRDLVELERQRIVKRVHGGALAVQPRDHLLDHDWQTRRQSDEKQRIGRLTATLIDEGQTVILDGGSTVACVAGELADRSVHAITNSLAIAQLLRASRNVEVTLTGGYLFPRLEVMLGPLCERMLASVAADVLVMGIGGITSAGFSNNNTLVVGSELRMIEVSRTVIIVADATKFGRPGMVPVAPLEIADVVVSDSSLALEYRQMLEDHGVRLLLA; encoded by the coding sequence ATGAATCGGACCGGCCGGCACCTGCGCATCCGCCAACTCCTCGAGCGCCAGGAATTCGTCGACCTGGAATCGCTCTGCCGCCTGCTGGACACCTCCGAGTCGACGATCCGCCGCGACCTCGTGGAACTCGAGCGCCAGAGGATCGTGAAGCGCGTGCATGGCGGCGCGCTCGCCGTCCAGCCGCGCGATCATCTCCTGGATCACGACTGGCAGACCAGGCGCCAGTCGGACGAGAAGCAGCGCATCGGCCGGCTGACCGCGACCCTCATCGACGAAGGCCAGACCGTCATCCTCGACGGGGGATCCACCGTGGCATGCGTGGCGGGCGAGCTGGCCGACCGGTCGGTGCATGCCATCACGAACTCGCTGGCGATTGCCCAGCTCCTGAGGGCCTCGCGCAACGTCGAAGTCACCTTGACGGGCGGCTATTTGTTCCCGCGGCTCGAGGTCATGCTGGGGCCGCTCTGCGAACGGATGCTCGCCAGCGTGGCCGCCGACGTGCTCGTCATGGGAATCGGGGGGATCACCAGCGCCGGCTTCAGCAACAACAACACGCTCGTTGTCGGATCCGAACTCCGCATGATCGAGGTGTCGCGCACCGTCATCATCGTGGCCGATGCCACGAAGTTCGGCCGGCCCGGGATGGTCCCCGTGGCTCCGCTGGAGATCGCCGACGTGGTCGTATCGGACTCGTCGCTCGCGCTGGAGTACCGCCAGATGCTCGAGGACCACGGCGTCAGGCTCCTCCTCGCCTGA
- a CDS encoding serine hydrolase encodes MSMNGCGCLGLIGATTVLGLAIGCGGSSSASPSPGGGGTTAALDAAYAFARQQVNLTSLVVAHDGVIDRQEYSNGGGADTPQDIRSGTKSVVSLLVGIALDRGCLRSLDQTVGELLGPLGPSDPARAAVTVRHLLTMSSGIGGDELADVGEYNRWAAAPNQVAYVWDQPLLAPPGTRFSYFSAAYHVLSPILTRACGLSTADFARDSLFGPLGIGSRQWEVDRQDYNNAAAGLRLTPMDMVAIGNLVLAGGQAGGRQVVPASWIRDATRTQMATSAQAYASGYGFGWWTGQTAGSDFTFANGFGGQFIVVVPRVGLVVTATNRWQGVGSAVAAAQWMATLDIIMRRIVPAY; translated from the coding sequence ATGTCGATGAATGGCTGCGGGTGTCTGGGGCTGATCGGCGCCACGACGGTGCTGGGACTCGCAATCGGCTGCGGCGGCAGTTCCTCCGCATCGCCGAGTCCGGGCGGCGGCGGGACGACCGCGGCACTCGATGCGGCCTATGCGTTCGCCAGGCAGCAGGTGAACCTGACGAGCCTGGTGGTTGCACACGACGGTGTCATCGACCGCCAGGAGTACTCCAACGGTGGAGGGGCGGACACGCCCCAGGACATACGGTCCGGCACCAAGAGCGTCGTCTCGTTGCTGGTGGGCATCGCCCTCGATCGAGGGTGCCTGCGCTCGCTCGACCAGACCGTCGGAGAACTACTCGGTCCGCTCGGCCCGTCGGACCCCGCGAGAGCGGCGGTCACGGTGCGGCATCTGCTGACGATGTCCAGCGGGATTGGAGGCGACGAACTGGCCGACGTGGGTGAGTACAACCGGTGGGCGGCGGCGCCGAACCAAGTCGCGTACGTCTGGGATCAGCCGCTGCTCGCCCCGCCCGGCACACGCTTCAGCTACTTCTCGGCGGCCTACCACGTGCTGTCGCCGATTCTGACGCGGGCGTGCGGCCTGTCCACCGCGGACTTCGCGCGCGACAGCCTGTTCGGGCCACTCGGCATCGGGTCGCGCCAGTGGGAGGTCGACAGACAGGACTACAACAACGCCGCGGCCGGCCTCAGGCTCACGCCGATGGACATGGTGGCCATCGGAAACCTGGTCCTCGCGGGCGGCCAGGCCGGCGGACGGCAGGTCGTCCCCGCCAGCTGGATTCGTGACGCGACACGGACGCAGATGGCGACGAGTGCCCAGGCGTATGCGTCGGGCTACGGCTTTGGATGGTGGACTGGCCAGACCGCCGGATCGGACTTCACCTTCGCGAACGGCTTCGGCGGCCAGTTCATCGTCGTCGTACCGCGCGTGGGACTGGTGGTGACCGCGACGAACCGCTGGCAGGGGGTCGGCTCGGCCGTGGCAGCCGCTCAGTGGATGGCGACCCTCGACATCATCATGCGGCGCATCGTGCCGGCGTACTGA
- a CDS encoding EutN/CcmL family microcompartment protein — MRLGIVRGHVVLCLAAPGLAGTTLLLVEPVTAENLEARNGEGGGRSVVVADRLSPGEGELIGIVEGAEATNAYYPGTAPVDAYCALVVRDYEFKPPPADWKQGTEGH; from the coding sequence GTGAGGCTCGGAATCGTGCGCGGCCACGTGGTGTTGTGCCTCGCCGCCCCGGGACTCGCAGGAACGACGCTCCTGCTCGTCGAGCCGGTGACCGCGGAGAATCTCGAGGCGCGAAACGGCGAGGGTGGCGGGCGTTCCGTGGTCGTGGCCGATCGCCTCTCGCCCGGCGAGGGGGAACTCATTGGAATCGTGGAGGGCGCCGAAGCCACCAACGCCTACTATCCGGGAACGGCGCCGGTGGACGCCTACTGCGCGCTGGTGGTCCGCGACTACGAGTTCAAGCCCCCGCCGGCGGACTGGAAGCAGGGAACGGAAGGACACTGA